A single window of Narcine bancroftii isolate sNarBan1 chromosome 1, sNarBan1.hap1, whole genome shotgun sequence DNA harbors:
- the LOC138764562 gene encoding transmembrane protein 215-like, producing MRPDNINPRTGLVVALVSVFLVFGFMFTVSGVRGETLGDVPLIAIGPAIFLPGLAAIVLAKKTDGCSKWPSCSHLISTGSGDDQLLGGPSVRSSWQDVSKNSTRSHTPDAEEGGFAVDSKSLIRKSGQEVARNYLETYYPSDVFNYCVFDRLCSNRDSSFYTNVYSTRDSVVYSPRDSIPYGRYYCCYPSPGEARHVRLCWDYETIV from the coding sequence ATGAGACCTGATAACATCAACCCCAGGACGGGGCTGGTGGTGGCTTTAGTCAGTGTCTTTCTGGTCTTTGGATTCATGTTCACCGTGTCCGGGGTCAGAGGAGAGACTCTGGGGGACGTCCCTCTCATCGCCATCGGCCCTGCCATCTTCTTGCCAGGACTGGCTGCCATCGTGCTGGCTAAGAAGACAGACGGGTGCTCCAAGTGGCCGAGCTGCAGCCATCTCATCAGCACAGGAAGCGGCGACGACCAGCTGTTGGGTGGGCCGAGCGTCCGAAGCAGTTGGCAGGATGTGTCCAAGAACTCCACCCGATCCCACACCCCCGACGCGGAGGAGGGAGGCTTCGCCGTGGACTCCAAGAGCTTGATCCGGAAGAGCGGCCAAGAGGTGGCCAGAAACTACCTGGAGACTTACTACCCGTCCGATGTCTTCAACTACTGCGTTTTCGACCGTCTCTGCTCGAATCGGGACAGCTCCTTCTACACCAATGTATACTCGACCCGGGATAGCGTGGTCTACTCTCCCCGGGACAGTATACCCTACGGGAGGTACTACTGCTGCTACCCTAGCCCCGGGGAAGCCCGCCACGTTAGACTTTGTTGGGACTACGAGACCATCGTGTGA